In the genome of Dromiciops gliroides isolate mDroGli1 chromosome 1, mDroGli1.pri, whole genome shotgun sequence, the window CTAAGGTAAGAAAATGTGGGTAAATCTTGAAAGATATAAGGTTGATATAGATTCAAATTCAAGAGCTGGTAGTTTTCTTTGACACACCTGGCCAAAGCAACTGCTTTTATTTTGGAACCTGAGTTTACTCTTACCAATAGATTCAAATGGGAATGGCATTATCACCTCTAGTCCTTTAGCTTGAGAAGGCTCTTCATGCATGGATCTGATGTGTTAAGAAGGCTCTTTGTCaaaaatacatattattttaGATAGAGAAAGCTGAGATGGCaactaagtaaaagaaaaattctcCAAACTGTAAATTGTAATAACAATAAATGTTCAAGCCCAATTAATTTAGAGGTAATTCAAATCAGAAAGTATCTTAAAAAGATTTCTTGCACCATGAGATAGAGAATGTCTTTCATTTGATGGTACAGGAAGACCCAAATTACGAATTGATTATCTTGTTCCAAAAATTGCTTTAGGTCAGGGGTTTAGAAAACAGTTGTCTTAAATATAGTGGTCAGGGCCAAAGGCAGCATACCAAAATCCATTTAACTCATAATGTTTTCTTCTGTGGTACTGAAGTGATCCTTCAGATCCTACAAAGTATTAATGGCTTTAAATACAGACTTTGTGATGTTCTATGTCTGTCAACAAAAGACTGGTCTAAATGGGATGGCCTAGaatctatttttcagtttttcttaatATTGGCTTATAAATGAAATAGGACTCATAccataatgtttaaaaattgagTCTAATAGATAAAATATCTAAGTTATTTGCATGTAAGGAGCAACTTGGGAGCCTAGGAAAAGATTTCCGTCTTCTAAAGGGCCAATGAGGGAACAGAGTCAGGGACAGAACACTAAGCTCATGGATAGTGGAGAACTGGcctgagaagaaagaaaactgaagagaGAGCTAAGATGATAACTGTGTTATGGTAGGGACCTGGGGAGAAAAGACAGCAGGAAAGAAAGCTGAgtttaaactcaggaaaactGATGAAAtggcagaaattttaaaaaaagaaaataaatctcagGAATTTTGAAAATCACATCATTAGAGGGTTCCTATAATGattaaattaaaatcaataaTTTGGCCCTCGAATGCCACTTCACTTtacatacaaagaaaatcaagattTCAAATAATCTGGGGGAAATTTGATGAAAAGTAAGCTTCTGTGTTCTAAAATTGTCAATCAAACCTTTAGagagaatataaaaacaaactgtctttacaaaataaatatcaactttaatgaaatatatttgaaacTGCAGTGAGGActacagtatgtgtgtgtgtgaagatatTGAATTATTTAAACAAATTACCTAGTACAGAAGCATCTTTATTttgtatgcatttttattttaatagaccAAACAATCCCACCCTCCAAGGTCTTTAGCCAGTAACAATcaaattctgggtttttttgtttttgtggggcaattgggattaagtgacttgcccagggtcacacagctagtaagtgtcaagtgtctgaggtcggatttgaactcaggtccactgtgctacctagctgccccaaacaataaAATTCTGATCCAAAAAGCCATCACtcagttttattaaaaataagtttgTTAATCCATCCATGAGTATACTTCTATTGGTATATTAGAGAAATTAATCTTAACAGGTTCAAATATTCTAGCtaagtataattttaaattttggggaaaaaaccattattttttaaaacctgaaaTAAAAATctacacattttatttaaaaattcctaAAGTGACAATTTAAGTAACCTAGagttgagttttttaaaaaggatttttatgGTAAATATTTGAAGTAACTTACCCTCCTCCACCAAAAGCTAGGGAATCCATATCTCCTTTAATAAAAAACATATTATCTCCAGTCCATTTAAAAacctaataaaaagaaaataatgtttttttaagtaAACTTGATTTTTTTGGAATCAAGAATACAGAATGGATGAAAATAACCACAAAATTTATGCAGTtatctagaattttttaaatagtcaaaCTCAGACAGCAATTATCAGACCAATTATAGTTACTGAACTTAGCTAAGAGTTTTAGGGGCTGGAAATAGAGGAAGGACAGACAAGTGGTTTTATCTGTCCAAATCTCCCAGAAAGTAATACTCTCTTCCTCATCTGAATGAGGTCATTcattcaataactatttattaaatacattacAATTGCCAAGCAGACGACAGCCACAGACTTCAGTATCTCtcatattttgatttatttctatTAGTTACTTATGTACAATTTAATCACTATAGGCTCTTTACAAGGCAGGAAAGCATTGTCTTTTCTTCTAGAAAAGAACCTAGTACGAGGCACTGAACAAAAGCCACTGATCTGGTACATTTTTCTAGTttgaactgtgatgtttaaaatctaaatgtgtggtcaccttaaattagaagctttagcaccagtctttgggcattaagcatttattaaagcatcccaggtattcacatggagttcagaaaatcaagaaaaggcctatctagcctagagttccagcctggttgggttcttcctcaaatcctccaccacgagcctgcttcaaaaAAGTGCtaccatttttactgacttgaaATATTCTTTTGGCATATGCCACTCATTGGGCATGCTTTGACTACATAGGGGTTTTCTAGCATCCTCGAACAAGGCTATTGCTAATGGAGACCTTATCAAGGATCTCCTAGATGTCCTGAAACTCCCCTCTGctctagccattgtacattgccttgcccacacagggaataatgatCCTGTGTCAAAGAGGAATGCAcaagctgattctgcagccaagctcgCTGCTTTAGAAGCTTCTGAacatttatttaacctctcatctTCTGAGGATGTTCCTCTCaacctaacttatgatgattcagaagtggaaaaatggagaaagaaatttaaggcaaaacagatcaatggtGTCTGGGTGTCTCTGGAAGGTAAGCaacttcttccccggaaattctatcaccaggcATGCCTCTATCACCAGgcaaggccattttggtacacaaggcattgtggactctaTTAAGaggacctggatagcaccaggtgtgactaacagggcatctcgaatctgctagggctgctccacatgtcaatcttataatcagcatgctttcaaggccaaagcttatggaggtcGTCCTCTAGCATCGACACCCTTTGAGCACCTGCAAATTGACTATATCACAATGCCAaaggcaggacattataaattttgccttgttatagttgatcaactcacttagtgggtggaggcatttccccgccccgagccacagctgcctttgttgccaagacTCTTCTCAAAGAGATAGTTCCTCActttggcccaccagcctgcagtgattctgacaaaggcacacattttactgattcggttttatcccaaatctactctttcttgggagtgactccaaaattctatACACtctaccacccacaaagttcaggccaggttgaatatatgaataaagagcttaagagcatgattagcaaattatgtactgaaacccatttgaaatggcctgatgttctaccattggcattattctatctacacagtagaccaagaggagaacttcatatatctccttatgagatgctttttggtcaccctcctatccaagctaaaacttttcccccagtttatacatcactggtgggaggtgatacttctgttgcctcctatatacaggaattacagattaggctacatgaactccatgaggcaggagtacaagctggtcctttagatttttccttgcatatttaagtcctggagacaatgtatatattaagaacttTCAGTGATCCAGTGGGACCCAGCCTACTTGGGAGGGaacttttcaggtattattgacaactcctactgctattaaaattggagaaaaggaatcttggattcattgttcccatgtaaagcctgcaccatttataggtaaagaaatttcaaataaaactcaAACAGACTCTAAAGAGCAAAAAATCCTAACAATATAGCAGCTGCTAAAGAACAAAGAACCCTAACAGAGTCCAGAAgcaataggcagttcccatttgaaaATCCTACGAATCAGTTACATGCTCTGGGACTCAGTCTCCATAAGGTATTAGGAGATGGAAATTGTTTCTTTAGGTCCCTGGGAGATCAATTAGAAGGTCActctagaaatcatctcagacacagacaagaaactgctgaTTATATGCTCAATCATAGAAAAGACTTTGAGCCTTTTAGAGAGGATAACactccctttgaagaatatgttgctgatttgaaaaaagctagTACTTGGGCTGACAATGATGTGATTGTAGCCTTTGcaaaacataaccaactgaatgtaattaTCCACCAGTTGAATAAATCCCCCATGGCAAATTCGTGGTACAGACAAAgccaatgctaaagaactccacattttctaccataaagaacattatgacagcattaaaaaaaatcaatgacaattcaggaACCCCTgtcactttggcatgcagagaatagGGGAACCAGGTAAAACAATGTGgtgtaccccaaactctagcagtaTAATAATTTACcgttaacaagcttttccttctacaggtaaaCCACTGAGAGCACATGGCcttgttttctggcctacctcaacctCTCCCAcgctttctcttcccctttattccttgaaaccatcttttttttattttaaaggcattgaaaaggcctggaattcaccacatacttaagtttcctcatgaacacaaaagggtgcttagcaaaccttttgcttttttgtttttggtttgtttttgacttttgtttctttttaactcaattttgtaaactgagtgaattttcaaagacattttaagtatatgctgtggggccactgggcctcagaagctgaagagaaccatgggtttaatgagtttgtttatgagatgatgtttttttttttaaaaaaaaaaaaagggggggtattgaaacctattgcttgattgaTCAATGAACATAGTGAATATTGAGCCTTGCTGactgaagttttatttctttttgataaattgattatcactttaattatctgttattgtcatactagatagagaattcatgtacaagatgatgtggtttacttgctcaaagaagattatgttatgtttaatattatcagccatttacattcatttatcatttatatgtcattgtgacaaTGTATACTCtgagtatggtttggaattattgtatatattacaagtatatcctcagttatgcagcataacatacATTTTATCATCCTATTGTCTTTGGTgcaattaatatgagatttttgaattatggaaacatcatttcagagactaattgctcttacaatgagcttgatgcaggccctggagagaatacaTGTACAACAGGAGAAGAGACAGGTACACATAAgatgccctgatggaggctgagaaaacagccaaatacattcaggtagtccatggtttgcttatgatggcgactatgtagaccacaattgctggacatagtccagtttcttcctctttccctctgaaaattgcctggtGTCATAgaagctccaacacatgcacctagtttaacttaatttgttttctttttctttcactcagtctgatggcatgaTCAGAATCCATCTACCTGTGGCCTAACACAATTGCTGGATGTCTtggaaccatgagatgtggtatggcaacctttccataacattttcaggtgtcatcatgaacatattactaaatttggccttgatccagaagtgttatagattgcaaaACTGtctcaactctgtattatataaaggaggggaatgtaatattatgtgtgtgtgtgtgtgtatatatatatatatatatatatatatagtttaagtatgagttatattttgaagaactctcactgtttaatttgatcactgacaatgctatgctaagaattagtgaaaatccagcagttcaacagctaaagaagtgagtccagagacaaccagaatccagaccagagtccagttttcctgatgacatctcaccactccaagaagacaagatctcaaagactttaaataaacAGTTTCatcttgttgttttccttttttccttctgttattatatataccatttgtaacatgtattctctgcagaggccctccctctgcaggcagtgtcaaagcgccagttcatgagggaccgcccctctggacaaaattttccctttctccattttctatattgttattaacatattgtttgttagcatagggtattatattctgttatttttgactgttttgtcaaggaaacactctgtgttcctcaaagaaacaaagtggggaatgtgataagattattggaatttggctgattCATTAggaggagccacacctggcctgccctgaagtgatgtaggctactgatgtcagaaggagaaaacctctctccataggcagtttttgaaggacctccccttttgggggagaaagattAAATGCTCGTTGAGGTGAGTCTGGGTCTCTTCCGGAGTTTCCTCCTTCCCAGTGGTGCCAGCAGCAGTAGATGtctcaggtggtgagttaacataaaagacctgctttcttttgaattagcttaactggaagCGAGTTggagattgtatagacttaggttagagctaggaggattatccacatttctttttccctactcccttatctttgatttttattaatttcaccttttattcccaattaataaaatctgatccatttgtggaaaagaggctgtaaggctcctttcttattggcctgggagaaatatctaaaaaggcagtttggaggggagggagcgtTGGAActagaagtccctcattatttctgggaccccaatattacggtgagccactcaattaactctctagatattaaatttggccctcacagaacCATAACTGTGCTTATGGTGTAGGGACAACAAAATCaattaataaccatttattaagtacctactatgtgcccagcactggaaatacaaaaacagaagtgagatagtccctgccttcaaggagcctacACTTTCTATCTCTTGGCTCTCTTCCATTTTGACCCCTACTTACTTCTCTATCACCCCTGCTGGATCTTTATTCATGACCATGGTCATCCCTCAAAGTTGTCCTGGgccatttctctatatattatcTCACTAACATGAAGTGATTTAATTAGCTCACaaaggttcaattatcatctttatgcagatgattctcagatctatatataTCTAGTGCTAGGCTGAGCTCCAGGTCCACGTCACCAactgcctaataaatattttgaaatagatGTTCACagttatctcaaactcaacatttacAAAACAGAATTTTATTGTCTATTCTCCCAAACTTCTCTATAACTATTAAGGACATCATCATTCTTCTAATCACTTAGTGTCTCAACCTCACCCCAATATGTAAAGGAACACACttgagaaaatatatttagtGTTAAGAGTATCATTATCATTGAACTATTAATTACGTTCATTTGAGGCTTTTCAACTAGTTATTTtcaattaatttggaaaaaaccAGAATTTTGGCAAGATCATTCTAAATAAGCAGTGGTTATTATTGTACAACTATCtataaaaactttaaaactttGGAAGAGTAATTGACATAAAAAGTATATACTGCCATAAACTCACTACCCAGGGACACTCAATATTATTtagtgtttaatttaatttaactgtTACCTTTGAATAAGATTACTCTTTAATCTATAGGTAGTAAAATCATATAATCATCTAACATATCAAAACTCTTTTGTCAGTTCAGGAAtcacatttttatattaatattaagCCATAAAATAAAGTTTGtaataacatttaataaacaaaattttaacatgtcTTTACCTCAAATTCTGGAGAAAAAGTAAAAACGAAGGTCTCTCCAGTCCCATAAAAGCAGTCACTCACTTTAAATGGTTCCGATGCCAATGCACCAAAAACctataaagcaaaatcaaaggtTAAGTTAGCATGGATCAATCTGAATGTCAAGTAGACTTATAAATTGTgaagtaatttatatttctcaGTTTTTCTTATGACACATCATCACTGAAAGCATGATCAGAATGTAACAAACATTACACATATTTTAGTAAttgagggaaaaggagaatgtTGGTAAGAACATACAAtatcataaaaaaataataatcacagtaataataataattaacatttatatagtgcctagtacatgccaggcactgtgctaagtgctttacaaatattatttcatttgatcctcacaacaagcctgggagacaGGTATggttattaccctcattttacagataaggaaactaaggccaaaagaatttaagtgaactgcccaaagtcacatagctagaaaatttctgagctcatattttaactctggtcttcttgactcaagctctggcatgctatccacctgtcattaataaaaataaaatgtaagaaataaaaactaGTTATCTAATTCTGGTCCTAAAATTCAAAGCTTAaccataaaaattattaaatgatatGACATAAGTATGTATAATCAATATATACTAAACAAAATACATGTGTTTAGATGCATTCAGATTTAACCACCTAGACTACAGAAACTGTCTTGTGTTGTATGTACTCTTTCTATGGGGGCCTAATGCCATAAAGGAATGCCACCACCACAATGAAGAAATGCTTGCCACTTTACTATACAATAAATCTATCCAGGGCCTTAAAAACACTTGAAGGAATCTAAGAATGTAATTATATCATTAGATATGGAAAACACAATTGCTACTTTATTTAAGTTATTGTAGTTATTTCACACTAACTGAAGACACAGGAAACAGAAATAGTATTTTGGTATCCTTATAGTTTAATCTTAAAATTTGTGTGCTAAAAAGATCAGGGGGAAAATTAACTATTTCTAATTCCAAAACCTCAATTTGAACATTTAGGTACAAGAAAATTTCTATAAGGTTTTACTTATTCTGGCAAGTAAAGAGAATTGTGAAACTAGAATAGGTAGTTTATTTAAATGATGGAAATTACAGCAAGATAAAACTAAGTCAGTCAGATAAGGAGATTTACATCAGGGTGAGGCATCTCTTCCCCTAACAAGGATTTTGCACACATTTTTTCCTAGCTAACAACTGATTAGTCAAAAACACAATATCAGGTCAATTATCCATGTGTTTATGACCTCTTTCtcttgtttagaaaaaaaaatggctatgGCTTTAGTCACCTTCCTAATTTCTTTAAAAGGACTATTGTAATAGGCttgagtaaaaatattttaagtgattttacaattatttttgccttttctctcaTTATGTAAAGCAAAAGAACTTATGTAGTTCATTTTAATTCAAGTATTCTACTCTTTCATATGAGATCTAAATCTGCTTGTGCTACTGAGATAATTTGATCGTGTATAAATTTATTATTCTGTTGCATTCATGGTTAAACCTttttaaataacaacaataaggatttatatagcacctatgtgccaggcacagtattaagtgctttacaattttaatcatgtttgatcctcacaacaatcctgggaggtagatgctattattatccaccaTCATCTTTTTCATACCTGGCCATCACTGTCTTTAATCACCATCAGCACTGGTGTGTCCAAACCTAACATTGTTCGATATAGGGTCTTCAAACTTGTACCATGTTTCCCAGTACCATAGACAAGAGTCCAAGGATAGCCAATGGTTCGTGGTGGAAGATGTTTAGTGAGCTAGGGAAAAGTAAGTATCAACATTATTTAAATAGCTACCACCTTTTGTTATGGTCCTGCTACATATGCCATATGGAAACTATCCCCACCAGCAGACAGTCCCcttttatcatccccactttctcactcatcttcaatctctccctgacTACTGGCTCCTTCCCAGTTGCCTATTACCAGTAAGAAACATTATGTCTCCCTCAACCTCAAAGAACACCCTCACTTATCTTCTACCTCCTACTAGCTCTCTTTATCCTTTCTGGTTAAACTGCTTAAGAAGGTAATTTATAATAGAttcctctgttttctctcttcacACCTTTTTTATTCTATAATCTGGCTGCCAATCttattcaactaaaactgctctctccaaagtgaccaaaaaccttttttttttagtgaggcaattgggattaagtgacttgcccagggtcacacagctagtaagtgttaagtgtctgaggccggatttgaacccaggtactcctgactccagggctggtgctctatacactgtgccacctagctgccccaaccaataACCTCTTAATGGTGACATCCAATAACCTATATTTAATCCTCATCCTTAGTGACTTCTAAGGTAGCCTTTAGCACTGCCAATCACTTCCTTCTCTTTGAAacccttttctctctaggttttcaggacttTTCTCTCCTGAAATTCTTAcccatctgactgctccttctcctcTGGATCAGCATTgaggtcatgcccactaactcTGGGTGTTGTACAGaattctgtcctaggccctcttctcttttccttctatactactttacttggtgatATCATAAACTACCGaagatttaaaatattatttctagaCTGATAACTCACAAATTTACTtatccaaccctaacctctcttctgacctctaGACTCTCAACTCCATCTGTTTTTGAGACATCTTGAACTGATTTGTCCTGTAGACTTAAACtccacatgttcaaaaattaaagtcatcatctttccccccaaagtCTACTCTTTCCCAAACTTTACTATCAGTATcgaaggcaccaccatcttcccagtccccaACTTACAACCTAGATGACATTCTTGACTCCTTATTCTCTCACCCCACCTCCCATATGCAACCTGTTGCCAAATCCTGCTGATTTCAACTTTGTAACATCTTTCAAACAGCCTCTGTTCTCTCCTGATATGATTACTACCCTAGTGtaggccctcatctcctcacacCTGAAAGAACTGTGGGAATTGTGTGAATCAAACTGACTCCATCTTGAGATTTAAGTTTCATTTTCCTCTAAATTCTTAAGAGAATATCAAATTGCCCTAAGTTTGAAGTGACTGGCCTATGAGAACTGCATGCTGGGGTCCTGGGTATGGAGTTAATATCTTtgagaaattgaagaaaacaggAGAAGTGGCCTGAAGAGTGGAAAAAGGCatgtcttgatttttaaaaaagggaagagacctTAGTCCTTTAAACATAAGGCTCCTGatcttgactttattttagttcATGGCAAAATTGTAGAGAATAATGATTAAGAGATAAATTGTGAGTATTTAGAAAAGCAAATGATAGTGACCAAGAATCAGCAGGTCTTCATCAAGAACAGCAGATAAGgcacttttctatttttcataatttccagATTGGTCAGTACAGGAAACACTGTAGACGGTTTACTCATATATTAGCAAGGTCTTTAGACAATTTTTCCTGCTACCCTTAGGGCTGAAGCACAGTAGTTAGGTGGCTTTGGAATTGGACCTAGGAGTAGTAATGCACAGATATCAACCTGGAAAAGGTCTCTAGTAAAGTATCTGACAGATTTGACTTCGGTCTTTTATGCTtgactatattaaaaaaaaaaatgacgaaGACATACTTGATATGCTTATCAATTCTGCagatgaaacaaaacaaagaggtATAGCGAACAAGATGGATGACAAGGTCAGGTtgcaaaaaaatctttatagcctAGAATAATAGCTGGGCAAGTCTAATAGGAAGAAATTTAATAGTTATAATTGTAAATTGTCCTATCTAGACTTGGGCTCAAAAAATaattcatgaaaaacatttccggGGTTTTAGAATGTATTGAAAACTAAAAAGTGAGTCAATAAGATGATATGGAAGTAGTAATAAAGCTAAAGTGATCTCCATATTAAAAGAGAAAGTGATCAGAATAAGGGTGTTTATAATCCTGTTGCAACGCAGTGTTTTTTATGGGTACACATTTAGGAAAAGGAACAACAAACTTGAAGATGGAACACAAGGATTGCTGAAGGAACCAGGAATGTTTCATCTGGAGAAGATTAAATGTTAGGTATTGCTTTGAAATATCTGGGTAGAGAATGGTAGAGAATGAAGACTTATTCTGTTTGACCCCAGAATACACAATGAGTAGAAATTGTAGAGAGGCTAAGTtcaaataaatatgaagaaaacttcctaccaattagagctattcaaaagtggaagaGGCTACCTTAGGAGGTAATAGATTGCCCATCAACCAAAGTCAAGCAGAAGCTTATCtgtattaattaatattgtaGAAGGAATCACTGCCTGAAGTAtgggtttagactagatgatgGTTAACaatctttccaactctgagattattTGAAATTACTTCAACTCTAATTCATGTATATGTTTGTAGAGCCAGTTCACCAATTCCCGAATTATTTGTAGTAGTAACAACAAATTGATTTAAGTTTCTGGTGAACTAAAATAAACAGTTATCATGGGCACAGATTCTCAGTTTAAGAATGTAAAAATTAAGTTTAGTCATCTGTAGTTtagctcagggcttcttaaactttttccccctcacaacccctttttgtctgagaaatttttatgtgaatctgggtatataggtatatataatatttcactACTGCCAGagtttttgtgacccccacattcagttataccgAAGTTTAAGGACCTCTGATTTAGCTAATAGCATTTTAGGCTAATTTCTTACCTTTTCGATTTGATCTGGTAGTAACAATTCACTTGGATCACTGAGATTTGGTCGAAATGCTTCAGACTCCAGGTCTGCTTTTACAGGAGTAGCTTGCTTTGAATTTACATCTTCCCTTGTGGTAATCTAAAAAGTAGAAAGCAAAACtattaagagaaaataataacatgctcttttggggggggggggcgcgcagggcaatgatggttaagtgactcgcccagggtcacacagctagtgtcaagtgtctgaggccaaatttgaactcaggtcctcctgaatccagggccagtgccttatccactgtgccacctagctgccctcattaacATGCTCTTTTTCAggcttctggggaaaaaaaaatcttaaaattttgTACTTTAGAAAATTTACTAAAGGTTTAGGATCTTACACGATAAAATGATTTAA includes:
- the OXR1 gene encoding oxidation resistance protein 1 isoform X9; the protein is MSRLWYGKKGRRHQSINHKYSLVVSVAEYHRRIDALNTEELRTLCRRLQITTREDVNSKQATPVKADLESEAFRPNLSDPSELLLPDQIEKLTKHLPPRTIGYPWTLVYGTGKHGTSLKTLYRTMLGLDTPVLMVIKDSDGQVFGALASEPFKVSDCFYGTGETFVFTFSPEFEVFKWTGDNMFFIKGDMDSLAFGGGGGEFALWLDGDLYHGRSHSCKTFGNHTLSKKEDFFIQDIEIWAFE
- the OXR1 gene encoding oxidation resistance protein 1 isoform X10, translated to MSRLWYGKKGRRHQSINHKYSLITTREDVNSKQATPVKADLESEAFRPNLSDPSELLLPDQIEKLTKHLPPRTIGYPWTLVYGTGKHGTSLKTLYRTMLGLDTPVLMVIKDSDGQVFGALASEPFKVSDCFYGTGETFVFTFSPEFEVFKWTGDNMFFIKGDMDSLAFGGGGGEFALWLDGDLYHGRSHSCKTFGNHTLSKKEDFFIQDIEIWAFE